In the uncultured Methanobacterium sp. genome, one interval contains:
- the nikR gene encoding nickel-responsive transcriptional regulator NikR yields the protein MRISMSLPRKLLGEFDEVLRDRGYNSRSKGIRDALEDYIIRYQWMNEMEGERMGTIAVIFEYHYTSVLKDLADIQHDFRKQITAVMRTEIGEKYCQEIIVVKGDVKHIRDLTEKIKRLKGVEHVKLTSTVSKESHQ from the coding sequence ATGAGAATTAGTATGTCTTTACCTCGAAAGTTGCTTGGAGAATTCGATGAGGTTCTACGGGATAGAGGTTATAATTCAAGGTCTAAGGGAATCAGAGATGCTCTGGAGGATTACATAATACGTTACCAGTGGATGAATGAGATGGAAGGAGAAAGAATGGGCACTATAGCTGTAATATTCGAATACCACTACACTAGTGTTCTGAAAGATCTTGCAGACATCCAGCATGATTTTCGAAAGCAGATAACTGCAGTTATGCGTACTGAAATAGGTGAAAAATACTGCCAGGAAATTATAGTAGTAAAGGGAGATGTGAAACACATCCGTGATCTGACAGAAAAAATTAAAAGACTCAAAGGTGTTGAACACGTCAAACTGACCAGTACAGTCAGTAAGGAAAGTCATCAATAA
- a CDS encoding ECF transporter S component translates to MHLSDGLIPLWQAAIYWIITIAVLAIYMYKLSKTEDKGKILVNTAILAAVTVVVSSISIPSPFGIPIHLFIIPLVVILLGPLSGVTVAFLCFIVQFLFLGMGGITSLGANVVTMGIVMSFSTYYFYQFTKELDDRLSIFSGTFMGIIMATITQVVILLIAGVATLEVLMATLVPFYLFVGVIEGIINVFIILSIFKLKPELAKVEQI, encoded by the coding sequence TTGCATTTATCTGATGGCCTGATACCATTATGGCAGGCCGCAATCTACTGGATTATTACCATTGCCGTACTGGCAATATACATGTATAAACTTTCTAAAACTGAGGATAAAGGGAAAATCCTCGTCAACACAGCAATTCTTGCAGCGGTAACTGTTGTTGTATCCTCAATTTCCATACCCTCACCATTTGGGATTCCAATACACTTATTTATAATACCATTGGTGGTAATTTTGCTCGGCCCTTTGAGTGGGGTTACAGTTGCATTTTTATGTTTCATAGTTCAGTTTTTATTCCTGGGAATGGGAGGTATAACCTCTTTAGGTGCTAATGTGGTGACCATGGGGATAGTGATGAGTTTTTCAACCTATTATTTCTACCAATTTACGAAAGAACTGGATGATCGGTTGAGTATTTTCTCAGGAACCTTCATGGGAATAATCATGGCCACCATAACTCAGGTTGTAATATTGCTGATTGCGGGTGTTGCCACCCTTGAGGTTTTAATGGCCACACTGGTGCCATTCTATCTCTTTGTGGGTGTTATTGAGGGCATTATCAATGTGTTCATAATCCTGTCAATATTTAAACTAAAACCGGAACTGGCAAAGGTGGAACAAATATAA
- a CDS encoding SBBP repeat-containing protein — translation MMKKQKQINRSGILLFIVLVFALCFCGSVTAHDSNYPAVTITNPQHNTQVNGTVHINATAESHSEITQVVFNVSDGHVATDNNPNDGWSYDWDTSNAPNGQYSVKATAHNLEGLTGSYTILLNVNNSQQSTQLTVNDVQGIPNQNANLNALLKDASNNPIQGKIVQFSVNGTVVGTGTTDSSGVATYAYTPTATGLYNLQALFNGDLRYAASQDNATLLSIPNNPFLNYSTYFGGSEWEKGKGIFVDEQGNIYISGVTKSANTSPNDFPAPTSGVTRIGSGGNYDVFVVKMSSNGTIIYSTILGGTLRDTGNSLAVDALGNAYVTGFTQSADYPTTEGAYDRTYGNVTDAFVFKLNSSGNLVYSTYLGGTILTRGWGIAVDNAGCAYITGITNSPDFPTTEGAFQTTKGGPVWHNGEEFDQVYQDSFDAFVTKLNPTGTALIYSTYLGGSQAEQPLDIAIDSAGCAYIVGEETCSMDFPVKNAFQNTFGGGSQDSFVTKLNPNGTALVYSTYLGGLGADQGVKLTVDAAGNAYITGETYSSNFPTTEGAYQRTYKGPDENNGDAFVTKLDTNGALIFSTLLGGNGDDAGTGIAVNSDGTIYVAGQTASTDFPTTPNAYQTSNAGNYDAFVSRLSQDGKVLSYSTYLGGNTIVAGTAKSTDQANNLALGQGGFYVYGFTNSADFPTTTDAFQKNNGYKGTGTGVWDMFITKFVNPTQITTGNVTGEKGSTVNLTATLSEANTLGYAPLANKTVRFMVNGVFAGNATTNGNGVATLAYPVSLVGGNYTVQAFFDGDVDHLASSTSGTLKVPQSSLYVRTSSNKANPAVGDTVIVTYKLSNDGPDAARNVVMRFTVPEGLEYIGATKDVGNVEYDAATRTVIWTMDTVPVGDPYLSVNMRVLSAAVFGLQPQLTTSTYDPTIASSVLYRTLTTRERAVDTSGNSNTSVNAATTTGTSSGVGVNAASSTVPMQTTGFPLVGLVLAVLMLAGGMVTSKK, via the coding sequence ATGATGAAAAAACAAAAACAAATAAATAGAAGTGGAATTCTTTTGTTCATTGTTTTGGTGTTTGCTTTGTGTTTTTGTGGTTCTGTAACTGCGCATGATTCAAATTATCCTGCAGTGACTATTACAAACCCACAACATAACACGCAGGTGAACGGAACAGTTCATATTAATGCGACGGCTGAAAGTCACAGTGAAATTACTCAAGTTGTTTTTAATGTGAGTGATGGTCATGTGGCCACCGATAACAATCCAAATGATGGTTGGAGTTATGATTGGGATACTAGTAACGCTCCCAATGGGCAATACAGTGTCAAAGCAACGGCTCACAACCTGGAAGGATTAACTGGAAGTTATACTATTCTTTTGAATGTGAACAACAGCCAACAATCAACACAACTCACTGTAAATGATGTTCAGGGAATTCCCAACCAGAATGCGAATTTGAATGCTCTCTTAAAAGATGCCAGCAACAACCCCATTCAGGGTAAAATTGTCCAGTTTTCAGTCAACGGAACCGTGGTGGGTACTGGAACCACAGATAGTAGTGGTGTGGCTACATATGCATACACCCCTACTGCTACCGGACTGTACAATCTACAAGCTCTATTCAATGGTGATTTAAGGTATGCAGCTTCTCAAGACAATGCCACTCTCCTATCCATACCCAATAATCCCTTCCTAAATTACAGCACATACTTCGGAGGAAGTGAGTGGGAAAAAGGAAAAGGAATATTTGTGGATGAACAGGGTAACATATACATATCTGGTGTGACTAAATCAGCGAATACAAGTCCCAATGACTTCCCAGCCCCGACAAGTGGTGTGACTCGAATTGGTTCAGGCGGAAACTATGATGTTTTCGTGGTTAAAATGTCTAGTAATGGAACTATAATATACAGCACCATTTTAGGTGGAACTCTCAGAGACACAGGAAATTCCCTGGCAGTGGATGCTTTAGGAAATGCCTATGTCACTGGATTCACACAATCTGCTGATTATCCAACTACAGAAGGCGCTTACGACAGAACATACGGCAATGTAACCGATGCTTTTGTTTTTAAACTGAATTCAAGCGGAAATTTGGTTTACAGCACTTACCTCGGAGGAACAATCCTCACCAGAGGATGGGGTATTGCAGTGGATAATGCAGGATGTGCATATATTACTGGAATAACCAATTCCCCGGACTTCCCAACCACTGAAGGTGCCTTCCAAACCACTAAAGGTGGTCCTGTCTGGCATAATGGAGAAGAATTTGATCAGGTATACCAGGATAGTTTTGATGCTTTTGTGACCAAATTAAACCCAACTGGAACTGCTCTCATTTACAGTACCTACCTTGGAGGAAGCCAGGCTGAACAACCACTCGACATTGCAATAGATAGCGCAGGTTGTGCTTACATTGTTGGAGAAGAAACATGTTCTATGGACTTCCCGGTGAAAAATGCATTCCAGAACACCTTTGGAGGAGGATCACAGGATTCATTCGTAACCAAATTGAACCCAAACGGAACAGCACTTGTTTATAGTACTTATTTAGGTGGTCTTGGCGCGGATCAGGGAGTTAAATTAACAGTTGATGCTGCAGGAAATGCTTACATCACCGGAGAAACATATTCTTCCAATTTCCCAACCACTGAAGGTGCTTATCAAAGAACTTACAAAGGTCCTGATGAAAACAACGGAGATGCATTCGTAACCAAACTGGATACCAATGGAGCTCTAATCTTCAGCACCCTCCTCGGAGGAAATGGAGACGACGCAGGAACAGGTATTGCAGTCAACAGTGATGGAACTATCTATGTAGCCGGACAAACGGCATCTACAGATTTCCCAACCACACCCAACGCCTACCAAACATCCAATGCAGGTAACTATGATGCTTTCGTGAGTAGACTCAGTCAAGATGGTAAAGTACTCAGTTACAGTACCTATCTCGGAGGAAACACCATAGTTGCAGGAACTGCAAAATCAACAGACCAGGCAAATAACCTGGCATTGGGTCAAGGAGGATTCTATGTATATGGATTCACTAACTCCGCAGATTTCCCAACCACAACCGATGCATTCCAAAAAAATAACGGCTACAAAGGTACCGGAACCGGTGTCTGGGACATGTTCATCACCAAATTCGTAAACCCTACTCAGATCACAACTGGTAATGTTACCGGAGAGAAAGGTTCAACTGTTAATCTGACTGCTACGCTTTCAGAGGCTAACACTTTAGGTTATGCTCCTCTTGCTAATAAAACGGTGCGGTTCATGGTTAATGGTGTGTTCGCAGGCAATGCTACCACTAATGGTAATGGTGTGGCTACTCTGGCTTACCCTGTCAGTCTTGTTGGTGGAAATTACACAGTACAGGCCTTTTTTGATGGAGATGTAGATCATTTGGCCAGCAGTACTAGTGGAACTCTAAAAGTACCACAATCCAGTCTGTATGTTAGGACCAGTTCTAATAAGGCTAATCCTGCTGTGGGCGATACGGTTATTGTTACTTACAAATTGAGTAACGATGGACCTGATGCAGCCCGCAATGTTGTGATGAGATTCACTGTGCCTGAGGGTTTGGAATATATTGGTGCCACTAAGGATGTGGGTAACGTTGAATACGATGCAGCTACAAGAACGGTTATCTGGACAATGGATACTGTGCCCGTGGGTGACCCATATCTCAGTGTTAATATGCGTGTTTTAAGTGCAGCTGTTTTTGGATTACAGCCACAGCTTACCACCAGTACCTATGATCCAACCATTGCAAGCAGTGTCTTATACAGGACTCTTACTACTCGTGAGAGAGCTGTTGATACCTCTGGTAATTCCAACACTTCGGTTAATGCAGCCACCACCACTGGAACTAGTTCTGGTGTGGGTGTGAATGCAGCCAGCAGTACAGTGCCAATGCAAACAACTGGATTCCCTCTTGTTGGGTTGGTACTGGCTGTTTTGATGCTAGCTGGTGGAATGGTAACATCCAAAAAATAA
- a CDS encoding MFS transporter: MFDNLRTRILAVIFTGAILIAIDGSTISPILESIQKSFGVNESVITWIFNMEILFLLLATPIMAKLSDKYGRKNIYVLNAVLFLIGTVIVAFSQSFEMLLIGRALQGIGAVLSVLAITIIGDYFDESRGTILGAFGVIIALVYALGPAISGFLVSFGWHWVFIINIPVAALVVLLGYYLLPASKTTEKYASFDWKGMTFLGVAIASIAYFIFNLSGEASATTQYYTLGIFILALIGFWWVERKALEPIIPIGLLKRKDTLIASVVTLVGYLAMAGTYYFSTYASMAFDLSYSTAAYMILPMTIASLITTPVVGKLLDRTGAKPIMVVGGALTAIGMLILSYSSNLYVFAFSLVLIGIGNASIVGNALYYIFLDETGKSERASGQALLNILLNTGSLLGGAILASALDFTASGAASFRHVYLYLAVTYVILTILSLGLKGRISGSTKPAEG; encoded by the coding sequence ATGTTTGATAACTTGAGAACAAGAATTCTGGCAGTTATTTTCACAGGAGCTATTTTGATTGCAATAGATGGTTCAACCATCAGCCCTATCTTAGAATCAATACAGAAATCATTTGGAGTTAACGAGAGCGTTATAACATGGATATTCAACATGGAAATTCTGTTTTTGTTACTGGCAACTCCCATAATGGCTAAACTATCCGACAAATATGGTCGAAAAAATATATACGTTTTAAACGCAGTTTTATTCTTAATTGGAACAGTGATAGTAGCGTTTTCCCAATCCTTTGAAATGTTACTTATTGGAAGGGCATTGCAGGGGATAGGTGCAGTTTTATCCGTCCTGGCCATTACAATCATTGGAGATTACTTTGATGAAAGCAGGGGTACCATACTGGGTGCTTTTGGAGTTATAATTGCCCTGGTATACGCTTTAGGGCCTGCAATATCTGGTTTCCTGGTGAGTTTTGGATGGCACTGGGTATTCATAATCAACATACCAGTGGCAGCCCTGGTGGTCCTACTGGGTTACTACCTTTTACCTGCAAGTAAAACCACCGAAAAATATGCTAGCTTTGATTGGAAGGGTATGACCTTCCTGGGAGTAGCCATTGCATCCATTGCTTACTTTATATTCAATCTCAGTGGAGAGGCATCAGCAACCACCCAATATTATACACTGGGCATATTCATCCTGGCCCTTATTGGATTCTGGTGGGTGGAAAGAAAAGCCCTGGAACCAATTATTCCCATTGGCCTTTTAAAAAGAAAAGACACCCTGATTGCCAGTGTGGTTACCCTGGTGGGTTACCTGGCCATGGCTGGAACTTACTATTTTTCTACCTATGCATCCATGGCTTTCGACCTCAGTTATTCAACAGCAGCCTACATGATACTGCCCATGACCATTGCATCCCTTATAACCACACCAGTGGTGGGTAAACTCCTGGATAGAACCGGAGCCAAACCTATAATGGTGGTGGGTGGAGCCTTAACAGCCATTGGAATGCTGATCCTGAGCTACTCATCCAACCTGTACGTATTCGCATTTTCACTGGTACTCATAGGTATTGGGAATGCATCCATAGTTGGTAATGCCCTTTACTACATTTTCCTGGATGAAACTGGAAAATCAGAAAGAGCATCAGGCCAGGCCCTTTTAAACATACTCCTGAACACCGGATCACTTTTAGGGGGAGCAATTTTAGCCTCAGCCCTGGACTTTACTGCTTCGGGTGCTGCTTCCTTCCGCCATGTTTACCTCTATCTGGCAGTGACCTACGTTATATTAACTATTCTGTCACTGGGACTTAAAGGCAGAATTTCAGGAAGTACAAAACCAGCTGAAGGATAA
- a CDS encoding radical SAM protein, translating into MAIHKITYSKEFKRANLHNYGCNFNCDWCLYKLEGRSKPEKFLNLDEIEKVLCELDIERAHFVGGEITTYPQLSIITDFTKNELGVYTKIGHSNGFKLPPESIDAISVSIKSFSEDFYQKFTGQSNKPVLENFKTIYERGVEVDASSVYIPGLVEADEISSIAKFIAKLDPEITYHITGYVPVPGVSWRSPTYDEILKGKSAAEEYLENVNLSWFPSPDEYVKMIQKNPEYQKITVA; encoded by the coding sequence ATGGCAATTCATAAAATAACATATTCAAAGGAATTTAAAAGAGCAAATCTCCACAATTATGGCTGTAACTTCAACTGTGACTGGTGTTTGTATAAACTGGAAGGCAGATCAAAACCGGAAAAATTCCTAAATCTTGATGAGATCGAAAAAGTACTATGTGAATTGGATATAGAACGTGCACATTTTGTAGGGGGAGAAATAACCACCTACCCTCAACTTTCCATAATAACTGATTTTACAAAGAATGAACTGGGAGTTTATACCAAGATAGGTCACTCTAATGGTTTTAAACTACCTCCTGAGAGTATTGATGCTATTTCAGTGAGTATAAAAAGTTTCTCTGAGGATTTTTACCAGAAATTCACTGGCCAGTCCAATAAACCGGTCCTGGAAAATTTCAAAACTATTTATGAAAGGGGAGTTGAAGTTGATGCCAGCAGTGTCTACATTCCAGGACTGGTGGAAGCAGATGAAATCTCCAGTATTGCAAAATTCATTGCAAAACTGGATCCTGAAATAACTTACCATATAACTGGTTACGTCCCGGTACCTGGAGTTTCATGGCGTTCACCAACTTATGATGAAATCCTTAAAGGAAAAAGCGCTGCAGAGGAATATTTAGAGAATGTTAATCTTTCTTGGTTCCCATCACCGGATGAATATGTTAAAATGATTCAGAAAAACCCTGAATATCAAAAAATTACTGTTGCTTAA
- the nikR gene encoding nickel-responsive transcriptional regulator NikR — MVVERVGVSFEPELLEKFDKLLKVKGYTNRSEAIRDLVRKSIIEAHIESEDEDIVGTLTIIYDHDVGDVTNELQHFQHFHLGEIIATTHVHVEKHACLEVLVVKGKSKSIQKLTDHIKAIKGVKHGELVITKSTV, encoded by the coding sequence ATGGTTGTAGAACGAGTGGGAGTATCTTTTGAACCAGAACTCCTGGAAAAATTTGACAAACTGCTTAAAGTCAAAGGTTACACCAACAGATCGGAAGCTATCCGGGACCTTGTCCGAAAATCAATAATAGAAGCCCATATTGAAAGTGAAGATGAAGACATCGTGGGAACCCTGACCATAATCTACGATCATGATGTGGGAGATGTTACCAATGAATTGCAACATTTTCAACATTTCCATTTAGGTGAGATCATAGCAACCACCCATGTTCACGTAGAAAAACACGCCTGTCTGGAAGTTCTGGTAGTTAAAGGAAAATCAAAAAGTATACAAAAATTAACAGACCACATAAAAGCCATTAAAGGAGTAAAGCACGGTGAACTGGTTATTACTAAATCAACAGTATAA
- a CDS encoding radical SAM protein: MANHRYLKDLENCQLCPWNCGVNRLEGETGVCSVGIPEVAYTGLTQVLKTYAVTLLGCSYRCIYCNAYRISQYPDSGWMYRGYVTPNELMEEVLDAFKASFARKIGVKKISFTGGEPSIHTPYLEEVVTLMKEQIPDLEVGLATNGFCTPSTMKRLENISSYINFEIKAFDGKLHHAITGAPVEAILENAEWLARKHPEKIRVFRTVVIPGINDKEIPKIANFLYNTNPNIQYRLVGFRPHFMLYYHPAPSMDFMQKLVGECHKVGLENVDYSGYYPGGSLIMDSSLKNGLKTTYHYLHQAGCYCQPRSCGLCPENDHCPAVVLEPWTNLPL, from the coding sequence ATGGCTAATCACAGATATTTAAAGGATTTAGAAAACTGCCAGTTATGTCCCTGGAATTGTGGGGTGAACCGTCTTGAGGGTGAAACTGGGGTTTGTTCTGTTGGCATACCAGAAGTTGCTTATACCGGCCTTACACAGGTTTTAAAGACTTATGCTGTAACACTTCTTGGATGTTCTTATAGGTGTATCTACTGCAATGCTTACCGTATTTCCCAGTACCCTGATTCAGGCTGGATGTACAGAGGATATGTAACTCCAAATGAATTGATGGAAGAAGTCTTGGATGCATTTAAAGCATCTTTTGCCCGGAAAATTGGTGTAAAAAAAATTAGCTTCACCGGGGGAGAACCATCCATTCACACGCCCTACTTGGAGGAAGTGGTTACTTTAATGAAGGAACAAATTCCAGACTTGGAAGTAGGGCTGGCCACCAATGGGTTCTGCACTCCAAGTACCATGAAACGGCTGGAAAACATTTCTTCTTATATCAACTTTGAGATAAAGGCCTTTGATGGAAAGTTGCACCATGCAATTACTGGCGCGCCTGTTGAAGCTATTCTTGAAAATGCAGAATGGCTGGCCAGGAAGCATCCTGAAAAGATCAGAGTCTTCCGCACAGTGGTTATTCCTGGAATAAACGATAAAGAGATACCTAAAATTGCCAATTTCCTTTATAATACCAACCCCAACATCCAGTATCGCCTGGTGGGTTTCAGGCCCCATTTCATGTTATATTATCATCCCGCACCCTCCATGGATTTTATGCAAAAACTGGTGGGAGAATGTCATAAAGTGGGACTTGAAAACGTTGATTACTCGGGTTATTATCCTGGGGGTAGTTTAATTATGGATTCCTCATTGAAAAATGGATTGAAAACTACTTACCATTATCTTCATCAGGCAGGTTGCTACTGTCAACCCCGAAGTTGTGGTTTGTGCCCTGAAAATGACCATTGTCCGGCTGTAGTTCTGGAACCGTGGACTAATCTGCCACTTTGA
- a CDS encoding nicotianamine synthase family protein: protein MSCYKYWDKIKEIANSLKEYGDYKLDELPMDDIIPLLDSVEEIAHDQEIDFDSAKHILDDEKMNEALKLIRKFYVGIGARLETDNARAILESDDPWKTLESFHFYNRYQGLLRNENQLVKFTPEQKVVFIGGGPLPLTLILLNKIFKAQCVSVEIMPEVAELSQKVIAKLGLESQIEVVRGDETSLRSIDHTVVMVAALAEPKERVFANVWEVVDTVTPVLYRTYTGMRAILYSPVTEKATRGFHKEVMILPTGKVNNTSVLIRKVV, encoded by the coding sequence ATGAGCTGTTACAAGTACTGGGATAAAATAAAAGAAATTGCTAATTCGCTTAAAGAGTATGGGGACTACAAACTGGATGAACTGCCCATGGATGATATTATACCCCTACTTGATTCTGTGGAAGAAATTGCCCATGATCAGGAGATTGATTTTGATTCTGCCAAACACATCTTAGATGATGAAAAGATGAATGAAGCACTCAAATTGATCAGAAAGTTTTACGTAGGTATAGGTGCTAGACTGGAAACTGATAATGCTAGGGCGATATTAGAATCAGATGATCCATGGAAAACTCTGGAGTCATTCCATTTTTATAACCGTTACCAGGGACTTTTAAGAAACGAAAACCAGCTGGTGAAATTCACTCCCGAACAGAAGGTGGTTTTTATTGGTGGAGGACCACTCCCACTAACCCTGATTCTTTTAAACAAAATATTCAAAGCCCAGTGTGTGAGTGTAGAGATAATGCCTGAGGTTGCTGAACTATCTCAGAAGGTTATTGCAAAACTGGGACTGGAATCCCAGATAGAGGTTGTAAGGGGTGATGAGACCAGTTTAAGGAGTATTGATCACACTGTGGTAATGGTGGCGGCTCTGGCTGAACCCAAGGAAAGAGTGTTTGCTAATGTTTGGGAAGTAGTGGATACAGTAACTCCAGTTTTATACCGTACTTACACCGGTATGAGGGCCATTCTCTATTCGCCAGTCACTGAAAAAGCCACCCGTGGCTTCCACAAAGAAGTGATGATCCTTCCCACTGGTAAGGTTAACAACACCTCGGTGTTAATCCGGAAAGTTGTCTAA
- a CDS encoding GNAT family N-acetyltransferase: MGYFKVKKLQKEHISQNNVQKFLFNMIKDEFGYGYVPEYHQDIQDMKSYYLDPERNNFFMAIHHETGKIIGTIGVRAYDRDFPLFKDVYNSKTTASMWRVFVDKKWRRNGVASSLVHIAENFCREKGYEEMYLHTHKTVNGSLDFWISNGYQIVEDTGNQLQTVHMEKNLCKISSPCDSNGILIFEG; the protein is encoded by the coding sequence ATGGGCTATTTTAAAGTAAAAAAGCTCCAAAAAGAGCATATTTCCCAGAATAATGTTCAAAAATTTCTTTTTAACATGATCAAAGATGAATTTGGTTATGGATATGTTCCAGAATATCATCAGGATATACAGGACATGAAAAGCTATTACCTTGATCCTGAACGAAACAATTTCTTTATGGCCATCCACCATGAAACTGGAAAAATAATTGGAACCATTGGTGTAAGAGCTTATGATAGGGATTTCCCACTTTTTAAGGATGTTTACAACTCTAAAACCACAGCCAGCATGTGGAGAGTTTTTGTTGATAAAAAATGGCGCAGGAATGGCGTTGCTTCATCTTTAGTCCATATTGCAGAGAATTTCTGCAGGGAAAAAGGTTATGAGGAGATGTATCTTCACACCCACAAGACAGTGAATGGTTCTCTTGATTTCTGGATTTCCAACGGTTACCAGATAGTGGAAGATACTGGAAACCAGCTCCAAACAGTTCATATGGAAAAGAATCTATGCAAAATATCATCACCCTGTGATTCTAATGGAATACTCATTTTCGAAGGATAA
- a CDS encoding energy-coupling factor ABC transporter permease, producing MHIPDGFIPLWQCAIYIILMFIAWFFTFKWLVESLIKFKKEKQSFGKIISYLILIIIILPSFVFTIQSVNIPIPWGVGINLLGSALVAIIFRSPWGAVLIMSPVLIVQGLFFGDSGLTAIGANIINIAVVGGFSGFNIYKFAKPLGKVPRAIVVVG from the coding sequence ATGCATATACCAGATGGCTTTATTCCACTGTGGCAATGTGCAATATACATAATTCTAATGTTCATAGCATGGTTTTTCACCTTTAAATGGTTAGTTGAAAGTTTGATTAAATTTAAAAAGGAAAAACAGAGTTTTGGGAAGATAATCTCATATTTAATTTTAATAATTATCATCCTGCCATCATTTGTTTTCACAATACAATCAGTTAACATACCCATACCGTGGGGAGTTGGCATAAATCTGCTCGGATCGGCTCTGGTAGCTATAATATTTCGAAGTCCATGGGGTGCAGTTTTGATTATGTCTCCTGTCCTGATTGTCCAGGGTTTATTCTTTGGAGACAGTGGTTTAACAGCTATAGGTGCAAATATCATTAATATAGCAGTTGTAGGTGGTTTTTCAGGATTTAATATTTATAAATTCGCCAAACCTCTTGGTAAAGTACCAAGGGCCATAGTTGTGGTTGGTTAG
- the cbiM gene encoding cobalt transporter CbiM produces MHIPDGFIPLWQCAIYYVILIVALYFSLNWARKNLDEKAVPLMAVLAAGIFAIMSMNMPIPFGTSGHMVGGALVAIVFCAPEAAVIVFTLVLLVQALFFGDGGITALGANVLNMGIIGGFVGLFTFKGLRKTIGKYPAIFIAAWLAIFLAAEAAAVEMWIAGTFPLVAGLASMGIYHAFIGIIEGVLTVVVIMALEKLRPDLLAWNKNKKLGEVKSETSEVTAK; encoded by the coding sequence ATGCATATACCAGATGGTTTTATTCCTTTATGGCAGTGCGCTATATACTACGTTATACTCATAGTAGCATTGTACTTCTCCCTTAACTGGGCAAGGAAAAATCTCGATGAAAAAGCTGTACCTTTAATGGCAGTTTTAGCCGCCGGTATATTTGCCATAATGTCCATGAACATGCCCATACCCTTTGGAACCAGCGGACACATGGTAGGCGGAGCTTTAGTAGCTATTGTATTCTGCGCCCCTGAAGCAGCAGTAATTGTATTCACCCTTGTACTACTTGTACAGGCACTATTCTTCGGAGACGGAGGTATAACCGCTTTGGGTGCAAACGTGCTCAATATGGGAATTATAGGTGGTTTTGTAGGACTTTTCACATTTAAAGGTTTAAGGAAAACAATAGGAAAATATCCTGCAATATTCATTGCTGCATGGTTGGCCATATTCCTGGCAGCCGAAGCTGCTGCCGTGGAAATGTGGATAGCTGGAACATTCCCACTTGTAGCGGGACTGGCATCTATGGGAATATACCACGCATTCATAGGAATTATTGAAGGTGTGTTAACTGTAGTAGTAATCATGGCTCTAGAAAAACTAAGACCGGACTTACTTGCCTGGAATAAAAATAAAAAACTTGGCGAAGTAAAATCCGAAACAAGTGAGGTGACTGCCAAATGA
- a CDS encoding PDGLE domain-containing protein: protein MNTKDKYFVVGGLIICLVIAFMSPFIASPDPDGLEKSAEDVGVGETEPVLQAPFPDYTIEGLDKIGEIAALAIGIIVTLIIAYLVALLLRRRNPPETSP from the coding sequence ATGAATACCAAAGATAAATATTTCGTTGTCGGAGGGTTAATTATTTGTCTGGTAATCGCTTTCATGTCACCGTTTATAGCTTCACCAGATCCTGATGGTTTGGAAAAGTCAGCAGAAGACGTTGGTGTTGGTGAAACAGAACCTGTTCTTCAAGCACCTTTCCCTGATTATACCATAGAAGGTTTGGATAAAATCGGTGAAATAGCAGCTCTGGCAATAGGTATTATTGTCACGTTGATAATAGCTTATTTGGTTGCCTTGCTACTTAGAAGGAGAAACCCACCAGAAACAAGCCCATAA